In the genome of Lathyrus oleraceus cultivar Zhongwan6 chromosome 4, CAAS_Psat_ZW6_1.0, whole genome shotgun sequence, the window tttaaagATGTTATGTTTTTAGACCCTAAGATCAAAATCTAAGGGATAGAGATATATTATATGAATTGAGATTTGGTCAGTCAAATATGTTATAAATTGTGGATAACCGTGTAATTAAGATTAGACgaatatatttttaaaaaatataaatatttattgGAAAGCGTGGATGAAAATGGAATGATCGAAAAAAAGAATTGAATTTGGATGATTTATCTCCACATTCCTTCTTCAAGACATTTATTTTGCTTGGTTTCAGAAAATATTATATGACATTTATTTATTTTGGTTTCAAAAAACATCGCATCTTTTATCAGGTTAGAAAATCAAATGCTATGTTTCTCTATTTAATATAGGTAGGTTATAGGTAGAATTTTGAGATGTTATATAAAGTTGTGAAAGTATATTCTATAATCACACTTCATTCTTCTTTCTATATTCACTATGAAATCTAAACAATATCTTTTgtatttttattagttttcattGTAGTAACGCATTCTTCCCGTATAAGAATGACAAACGTTGGTCAAGTTGCTAAAAAGGTAGATTTTGGTGAGGCTTTTGGTCCAGTTGCTGAGATGATAGATTTTGGTGAAGTTGTTGGTCCAACAGTTGATGTTTCTGAAGCTACTCCCACTCAGGGAAAGAAGAAATGTTTCTTTTGTTGCATTGGGAAAATTTTGTTGAAGTGTATACTTTTTATTCTTATTCCTGCTCCTCCAACTCCAACTCCTCCTTCCTTTGAATTAATTAGTAAATATAGGATTTAgatttttataatatattaaataaaaataattcaTATCCATTTTACTATTTCTCAAATATAAGATATATAAGATATGATTATGGTGTTGTGTCAAAAAATAAAGCAAGGGATTTGGGTTAaaaaattttataaaaaatttggTCGAAAGTTATGTACTTGAAACTTCATTCCTTCATACTCCATCAGAACGGAACTGTAATGTTTTAgtttaaaaatatattatttatatttttgtattcATGAGTTTTGCTTGGGCTCTAGTTTAAATATAATTTTTCAATTGTATtactttttataaataatattattttaaacataatatatttttaaatattatattactttttataaataatataatatattaatacatgtctaagttatataaaataatacttaaatatttaatatataaaaaattaataaaatataaatacattataaaataaaacacaaaataattgaatattaatttgaatatattaatatataatatttttaaaaattaaagaataaagataaaatttaataaaatgaaaaaaaaacaatatattttttaaaaataaaacattataataaatcagatttattttaataataaaataaatactatcaattattttttaaaaatcgTGCATAACTTAAATGAGATACTTTTTTCGTCCTAAATAATAATTTCTTTATGATATTTCACACAAATTTAgattataattaattttataaataaataaattatatatcaTTTATTAATGATATGAAAAGATGATGAAATAAAAGAATAATATAAATAGTGGATAGTATGATAAGAAAAacttattaatatttaatttatattgcaaaacaacttaaaatataaaacaaaatattttacAAAATAGGAGTAACATATAATTTAAAATGGAAATAGCAATTTATATTgattataaataaattatataaatattgaagaatataattcatatatttaagatattaaaatttaaaataaaaatttagtgTCTTTCTTTTATGATCTAAGAACAATGGCtcattaaatatatgatgaaaaaaATTAACATGAAGGGTCTGTGGTGCAATGGTAACTTctttcattattgatccaaagGTTGTATGTTTGATTCTTGTTAGTTGCAAAAATAAATTCACGCATCCTCCAccaaacatggttattttggaaatttttttgaaaagttggttattttcgtattttttttaagaacatggttattttaaaaaagaaaatcaaaataacaaaacaataaaaaatatgaAAGCCTGAGAAAATACATGAAATAATATTCAACATATTTCATTTGATAATATCTCATCCAATATGCTGCACGGATTATTTATAGACCGGTTTTTGTTGTTAAATTTgaaatatttaaataatttataCAATAGAAACATACGATATTATTTCATAAGTATATAAAATTTTATTTCAAATGTAATATATTATAAAATTAAGTTTTACATTTTATGTAAATCGATAAAAAAAAAGGAAGAATATATCCGTATTTTTTTTAAGaacatggttattttaaaaaagaaaatcaaaataacaaaacaataaaaaatatgaAAGCCTGAGAAAATACATGAAATAATATTCAACATATTTCATTTGATAATATCTCATCCAATATGCTGCACGGATTATTTATAGACCGGTTTTTGTTGTTAAATTTgaaatatttaaataatttataCAATAGAAACATACGATATTATTTCATAAGTATATAAAATTTTATTTCAAATGTAATATATTATAAAATTAAGTTTTACATTTTATGTAAATCGATAAAAAAAAAGGAAGAATATATCATTTAATAAAGAGACTCTTTTAATGACTATCTTTATTAGTAAAAaatctacttttaatatataaaagttaattactaccataattacttaattaccctaattacaatccataatacatctaatttcatgttcctataagtaatttcgtactaaattctatttaatactctaactaactctaccattttacaatttaataaatttgtctcgacaacataaaaattgattcaactatatattatataaaatataattaaaaaattgattcaaatatatcaaaatacattaaaagagagtgtttcattgggtaaggtgatgtatgatataagtaatttccaatgggtgaattattttatggatttgggacaaaaagagaattttgaaatcttgaattatggtgtggatttggaataagaggtggatttccaaaatatggggtgttttgttgatttgcgatacaaagaggacttccatcatttttgtgtacacatttcatttgaaaatgaacctcaatcaacataacacatgctccaattttatgcaaaatgatgaaagtcttctttgtatcccaaatcaacaaaacaccccatattttggaaatccacctcttattccaaatccacaccataattcaagatttcaaaattctctttttatcccaaatccataaaataattcacccattgtgttatgttgattgaggttcattttcaaatgaaatgtgtacacaaaaattaaaattaaataaaataaattggtcaaatttagactagatgtgagtgaaaaatgtgataaaataaattacctatttatactactaaaaaatattaccgttattttattgttgttgcaatcttatcattccaaaataaaatcaatattctgaaatcaaattagttattattgtagtttttttgccaaatattatcgttgcttgattttctttaaatgacaaaatgaatttttttaataataaatattaccgttattttattgttgttgcaatcttatcattccaaaatgaaatcaatattctgaaatcaaattaattattattgtagtttttttgtcaaatattatcgttacttgattttctttaaatgacaaaatgaatttttttaataataaatatactgATTTTTTAAGTGATCTTTCTGAGATGTCAAACCGAGAATATGAAAAGAGGGAGAAGTAATATGAAACTGTTTAatgaaaattagggttttattttattaaataaattgatattattattattattaatattgttatttattaatatttattatcatcattattaATCCCATTTACCCACTTAATAACTCAAAATATTCCAAAACCACTGACAATATTATACCATTTTACAATTTAATAAATTTGCCTCGACAACATAAAAAAACGCATTTTCCTATTACTTGCACGCCGAAAATTTCCTTGGGAACACAACAGTCTTCACGCCTTCTTCTTCAAGAATGCTGCTAATCAATTCGATGTTATATATGTGTAACATCAAAGGTTGAATCCTTTTCAGCATTTTGCCACACACATCTATCAAAtttatatactcttttttttccaggttattaggtttgtaattttatagtcatctaaatttgcagttacattaatttttgaatttttttcagtgaaaatgagtagaaaggttgattctgtgaaagacatcaatgactcaaaagaaacttggcgtcttgctgttcgaataatggatgtttggagtgttgtgaataataagggtattgaacatttggagatgattgttatggattccttggtaaattgcttttctttttttaagtatagatttttgtatgatagttagtaattacaacaaaatgtttttttgtataacatataaaaagaagattatttttattttgttagggtgatcggattcaggtccttattcgtcatgaccatttactgaaatggaaagaggtcattaaggagaatatgacatgcattataaacaatggcagtgtctataacaatgattttcagtggaaggtatgtgatcattcaaaaaaatttgtgtttcttggtggtaccacaatgaaggcaatcgaacttcaaaatattccacctaaaggatatttctttaaagattttggtgagatacttcaaggcaaatgcaaaaccgatagactggaaggtaatttaaattctattataacttatataacttatatatttgcaaacacattcaataatgaaccttactttaatgtagatattattggtgctgttagtgagataaaccatatccaatccaacactccggggaagaaagttgttgtttctgttgtgctgaaagatttgaagtaatgcgcattgttttcataacttatgtgtttgataaatttatatattttgcatcactgaatcccatcatataatattgtttatttatattgcaaaataggggtaattgcataaattgcaatttatgggaaatctatggatcaaaatttTTGGCTTACTACAATGATCCTAAAAACAATGGAGCTATTGTAATTCTGCTCACTCATGCAATGCTATTGTAATTCTGCTCACTCATGCAATGGTAACTGTTGCTTCATCGGGCATAGCTTCACTACTACTTCCAGGAGGTCGAACGACTCATTCAATGTTCAAGATTCCAATACCTACAATGGAGTCTTCTACATGTAATATCGACAAAGGTAGTTATCGTGCAGAGCTACTAAAAATGGCAAAGTTGATAATTTAGGATGAAGCTCCAATGGCACACAGATTTTGTTTTGAAGCGTttgataaaacccttaaagaCATAATGGGGCGTTCCAATTGTTCTGACAAATTATTCGGAGGGAAAGTAATTGTATTTGGTGGAGATTTTCGGCAAATATTACCAGTTGTACCAAGGGGCAGCCGTTCAGATATAATACATTCTACAATAAATTCATCATACATCTGGGATCATTGTGTTGTGCTGAAGCTTACAAAGAACATGCGACTCCAACAAGCCAGCAATACTTCAAGTACATCTGAATTAGAATTGTTTTCTAATTGGATATTAAAAGTTGGCGATGGGAAATTGGAAGAACCTAACGATGGTTACACGGATATTCCTATTCCAAATGATTTCTTAATTTCTAACTATGATGATCCACTAGAAGCCATTGTTAGTGAAACATATCCGAATTTTCTTAACAATTACAAGAATCCAGAATTTTTGCAATCAAGAGCTATATTGGCAGGAACAATTAAAACGGTTGACATCATAAATCAATACGTTTTGGGATTCATACCAGGTATGCGTTATCCATTGTAAACATATTTATAGATACATTCATATATTTATATGTACTAACATagatttataataataaaatttcaaattttttccCAAAGGTGAAGAAAAGGAATAGTTAAGTTCAGATTCTGTAGACACTTTTGACGGTGAAGGAAATGAAGTTTTTGATGTTTTGACCCCGAAATTTTTGAATACACTTACAACTTCCGGTCTACCTAACCACAAGATTAAATTGAAGACTGGGACCCCTATTATGTTGCTTCGAAACATTGATCAACCTGAAGGTCTCTGCAATGGAACAAGGCTTATAGTTACAAGATTGGCAAACCACGTTATCGAGGCAAAGATTATATCTGGAAAGAATATTGGAGGGGTTATCTATATTCCAAGAATGGATATGACTCCAACACAATCTCCGTGGCCATTCAAAATGACTAGAAGGCAATTTCCCATAACTATATGTTATGCTATGACAATTAACAAATCTCAAGGTCAGTCATTGGATTATGTTGGATTGTATTTGCCTAGAAGTGTATTTAGTCATGGTCAACTATATGTTGCAATATCAAGGGTCAAAAGCAAAAAAGGGTTTAAGATATTAATCCATGACAAGGATAACCATCCATTGAATTCTACAACAAACGTCATGttcaaagaagtttttgaaaacttATAGAACGTAAGTTTTTCATTAGTTATATTATATCAACAAATGTCGTTGTTTATTATTAGAATTTTATTGAATGAGTTGTATAAAATATACATTATGTAATTGTTTTTTACAGGGTAATgaatcatcacttcctaaaaggttAATTGTTTTTTACAGGGTAATgaatcatcacttcctaaaaggttgcgggcaggttttgtataaacccagttttttaaggaccaaagaattgtacgaagttaaatcatttttgttgctggacttatttctcacaattttaactaaaattgtgaaccttttgtttcaatatcttttgttgcattaaaccttactgtatcaattgcaattaatttcaacattttgtagtattcattactatattttaaaacaaatgaggttctggtatttcttttacatggtttatgtattttggttaaataatcatttattatgaaggttaatatttgcgcttttatacctcaaattagtaacagattggaaaatttcatccattactaaataaatatatttttatttcttatgtccaaaatctcaatgataaatggaatgtttattcataacattaacaatggaatgtttattatatatcaatataccaataaattgtaaaaatatttttgtattatattttttgattatttccttaatatagtatacaaaaaaattaagcaaattatattactataaattaataatgttttactttattatgtcccaaactggaaaaagttatttgtggaaattttttgaacccatttattgatcatttaacatccattacattaaaaaaaactcttatgcaataaatttgtgtacgttgatccaactatatatatatatatatatatatatatatatatatatatatatatatataaacaaaaaaatatattatattttaattttttaaaaataaattattgcaATTGCGCGACCCGTGCGAACGCACGGGTCCTTTACTAGTTTATAATAAAACTAAAGCATATATCATATGAAAACATGTCAAAACAACACAATTAAAAACTAATAAATAGTCAAATCACCAAAATAAGGATTTTGATCCTTCTAACCATTTATTAatactttttctctctcttcaaatcaactttattttatttatttgatttGTATTTATTCTTGGCCATTGGATGAAGGAGTAGGGATGGGTGCAGACATTGGCAGCAAATTTCCCCGGAATGGTGTTTTAATGAATTGATAATTAATGTAtctaaaaaaaataaacaaatacaATTTTTTCTTTCCCATTCATTAGATTTATTAGCATATGATTAATATTATTGTTTAGTGAATGGGTAGCTATTCTTAGGATTGTTCATGGTATATTTCTAATTGAAAATTGTTGGAAATCTTCCAAAATATATGGAGAATTttaatcaatcttgatgaacaagattgttatcactcacacaatagcaatgaaaagaaagaacaatggagaaagaaagagtgtaaaaatgatgaaagagaagagtaataaaattctgcagagtttctctctgcccacaaactatggaaaacttcttattcactttgcaactacAAAATACTGTAAATATAATATTATGAATGTTATATTCAcctcattacaaaaataagggttactatctctatttatagatttaggttaacttggacctcaagtcaaagcccaaaactgtaaaagcccaaaatagttaacactactaaaataggcataggtggttcgacacttccttgctctgTCGAACAGTCTGCTTCGACACgaggaattacaattcaacataccatctaattcattgtgtctaagctatctacattcatcataactcttagtcttctgaacactttGATGTGtactcccttcgtcatgatgtctacaatctgattctcagttctgcagtgttccacattcatcttctcatctgctacctgctctcgaagataatggaacctcatctcgatgtgtttgcttcaaccatgtgctatcagattctttTCTAGATTGATAGttgacatgttgtcgatcttcatggtaattgctccacgactcttcgttgttatctcttcaatcagattcaccatccatgttgtttgacatgcacaaagagaagcaattatgtattctgcttcgcacgatGATAATGCCACCACTGGTTCTTTTCTCGAACTACAAGCAATcggtgcaccacctagcataaacacatagccaactgtggattttcgatcctcaacatcactgcaccaacttgagtcggtgtatcccactaatttgcattcattttccttcatcagctgcaggaaacaaaatgacatagtcgagagttccttttagataccttagtatcctcttcgctgctgctagatgtgatacatttggcttctttatgaacctactcaccatacctacattgtatgctaagtcatGCCTTGTATGACAAAGGTATTGAAGTGGCCCAATAAGTCTTCTgtattgggttgggtcgacatcatctgaatctgaatctttcgatagttgtaatctgggctcagctggagtcgaagttgggttgtaatcctgcatctcaaatctcttgagaatttcgtctgcataccttctttgatgcatcatcaaacctctaccactcttgcAGAATTCGATGCCAAagaaatatgaaatgtcacccatatctgacattttgaattccttgttgagatcacctttgaaaTCTTTGATCTTCTTCTTGcaactacctgttatcaacaagtcatcgacgTAGAGACATAGTACAAGCAgttcactcttgcttcttcttacatatactccatgttcacttgtgcactttataaattccttctcccttagaagtccatctatcttcttgttccaagctcttggagcttgtttaagtctGTACAAGGCTTTATGTtgtacacttttctttctttgccatgtttcacaaacccaactggttgtgcaacataaacttcttcttctaaggggccattcgggaatgcacatttcacatccatctgacacatctgccagttgttcatgtttgctagaccaataaccaacctgattgtttGGATCCTAGCAACATGTacaaaaacttcatcgaagtcgattgcttctttttgaagaaatcctttcgccacaagtctcaccttgtgtcgagtcacttctcctttgggattcaactttaccttgtatacccacttcacatgGATTTCCTTCTTGCCTTGGGGAAATTcaacaagtgaccaagtgttatTGACTTCGATTAACTTcagctcttcgtccattgctttcatccactttgaatctttcaatgcctcagctgcattgacaggttcgacatctgcgtagaaagcataatgtaccaactcaccttcttcatcgaccacatcatctgatgtaatcacacattcttgcgaccttgcaggcatgtgtcttgttctttgaggtctgcttgtagttgattcacctctgacttcttcctgtcgaacttctctttcgacttcactagttggttcatcataaaatattctcactgaatatttcttgacattctcagtccaatcccactccttaagctcatctatgatcatgtcTCTACTGATCACTACTTGTTTATTCACTGGatcgaacaacttgtatcctccagtcgaatgatatcctatcaggatcatctgactggacttgtcatcaagttttcttctaAACTGATCAGGCACATGTCTATGTGatatagatccaaacaccctcagatgactcaacTGCATTGACAagttcgacatctgcgtagaaagcataatgtaccaactcaccttcttcatcgaccacatcatctgatgtaatcacacattcttgcgaccttgcaggcatgtgtcttgttctttgaggtctgcttgtagttgattcacctctgacttcttcctgtcgaacttctctttcgacttcactagttggttcatcataaaatattctcactgaatctttcttgacattctcagtccaatcccactccttaagctcatctatgatcatgtcTCTACTGATCACTACTTGTTTATTCACTGGatcgaacaacttgtatcctccagtcgaatgatatcctatcaggatcatctgactggacttgtcatcaagttttcttctaAACTGATCAGGCACATGTCTATGTGatatagatccaaacaccctcagatgactcaagctaggcttgacacaagaccaacattcttctggcgtgattccttctagcttcttcgtcggacatctgttcaggatatatgtcgcagtcgacacagcttctccccataattctttaggtagatgcttgcctttcaacatacgtttaaccatattcataatggttctattcttcctaTTTGTGACTCCattctgttgtggagtgtagggtggcaccacctcatgcataatcccttaTTTCATACATAATGCATTGAAGTCTTTagacacatattctccaccaccatcagttctcaaaatcttgatctttcgaccgctctgtctttcgaccatagatttaaacctggcaaatacctcgatcacttcacttttcttctggatcaggtaagaccatagttttcgactgaaatcatctatgaatgtaacaaagtatttgttacctccaatcgaattcacctggagaggaccacatacatcagagtatataacttcaagaattgccttcgacctgcttcctgcatccttactgaagttgttcttatgctgctttgcccgcacacattcttcacacacttcgtttggaatgtcgatttctggtaatcatgaaaccatatttcttctcttcaaatctctgatggctttgaaattgagatggccaagtctgtaatgccataatcattcatctttgttggctgttgttgcaaggcacttatgctccatcacatttagttcaatcttgaaggttctattctgagacattggagccttcaagatcaaccttccatttgagtcgagaactctcatcatcttgtctttgatcgataccttgtagttcttttcgactaactgccctatgctgagcaaattactcttcatgcctggtatgtacacacacatttgaaattactgacctcttgccatctttctTCATAATCAGAATATCACCAACACCTTtagctgctagagtgttgtcatttgcaaatttcaccatgttcctcattgagggctttatgttgacaaaccaatcttttcttccagacatatgtgatgagcatcctgagtccaagtatcactggtccttgaatctctcttcttctcttgttgtaaccatcaacaacgtctcttcttcttcatgtttcgccaactttgcataagtttcttgattcttttgCTTTTCTAGACAATtactagaatagtgaccatacttctgacaattgtaacactgaatgtaactcttttctggtttttgaccaccaccttttcctctacctgcaccaccacctctttggtttccttggttccagggttttctctgattcggCCAGTTTTCTTCTGGatgatttcgaccagtcgaattgttgtaacctcctctgtctttgttgccattccagctACATTTgtctttcctttcttttgctgattgagcctgcaaatccatatcactcttcgactttcctgcagctctttcagccattctttgttcatgagattcaagtgccctttgaagctcttcctttgtcagttttgacaaatcttttgactcttttatggatactaccacgtggtcgaacttttgagccaacgacctcaagatctttccaacaacagatcttgatgtcaacatttctccacatatcttgatttgattcaccagtttcgtacCCTTGGTAaaaaaatcagttatgctttcactgtcttccatctgaagcaattcatacattcttttgtgagtttgtaacgtcacctttttcaccttcttcgcccctccaaacgatttctccagaatttcccatgcttctttcgctgactctacatcactaaccttttcaaagttatctgcatcaacacattgatggattataaagagagctttataatctttcttcttcaattctttatgtgtagtcttttcttgatctgtcgcggcttcttcaagcgttgctactccttccttcacaagattccaaagatcttgataacagaacacaacctttatttgcttgcaccaattctcataattgttgttcttgagaatcagaagatttgctggaaaatgcccgtttggataATTCGTTGCCATGATGATTTTCTTGCCACGAATCGATTAAACTGGAGCTCTTGATACaagatgttggaaatcccccaaaacctatgtagaattttaatcaatcttgatgaacaagattattatcacccacacaataacaatgaagagaaagaacaatggagaaagaaagagtgtaaagaacgatgaaggagaagagtgataaaattctgcagagtttctttctgcccacaaactgtggaaaacttcttattcactttgcaactgcaaaatactgtgaatacaatgttatgaatgctctattcacctcattacaaaaataagagttactacctctatttatagatttaggttaacttggacctcaaggcaacgtccaaaactataaaagtccaaaatagctaacactactaaaataggtataggtggttcgacacttccttgctctATCGAGCAgcctgcttcgacacaaggaattacaattcaacaaaaACTAAATGAACTAACCGAACCATAATAAAAGGTTATCCGAACTGAATCAAATCGTTTCAATTTGCTTAAAACTAAACTGAATCAAAATTATTGGTTTGGTATACCGGTTCGGAATTTCGAACCATATCAAATCATTAGAAGACAATTTTTTTAAACTGAACAAGTTGTTAACAAAACCGAACTGATATACttattttttgtttatttttttattaaaaaactattttaaatttgtaaaaaaatattaaaaaaaataaaataaccCATATAATAACCTAATAAATTATAAACCAAGAACTAAATTTAAACAAATGAAGCA includes:
- the LOC127136098 gene encoding uncharacterized protein LOC127136098, which codes for MAHRFCFEAFDKTLKDIMGRSNCSDKLFGGKVIVFGGDFRQILPVVPRGSRSDIIHSTINSSYIWDHCVVLKLTKNMRLQQASNTSSTSELELFSNWILKVGDGKLEEPNDGYTDIPIPNDFLISNYDDPLEAIVSETYPNFLNNYKNPEFLQSRAILAGTIKTVDIINQYVLGFIPGNEVFDVLTPKFLNTLTTSGLPNHKIKLKTGTPIMLLRNIDQPEGLCNGTRLIVTRLANHVIEAKIISGKNIGGVIYIPRMDMTPTQSPWPFKMTRRQFPITICYAMTINKSQGQSLDYVGLYLPRSVFSHGQLYVAISRVKSKKGFKILIHDKDNHPLNSTTNVMFKEVFENL